From Neobacillus sp. PS2-9, the proteins below share one genomic window:
- the fdhD gene encoding formate dehydrogenase accessory sulfurtransferase FdhD, which translates to MDQPMKRESNIWRYEAGAIHKVTDSIVTEYPITIVLNEQEFATLVCSPEHIEELVVGFLASEGIIRSVTEIKELTIIETTGRAIVKTYKVNKLNELFHSKRVVTSCCGKSRQSFYFYNDARTVKPLENVDATISIDQCFHLMRLMQESSVIFQDTGGVHNAALCDTNGIIVDRTDIGRHNALDKIYGHCLQNSISLSNKIIVFSGRISSEVLLKVAKIGCGIVLSKSAPTELALRLAEELQITTVGFLRNHSLNIYTRPDRIELQGTQSLT; encoded by the coding sequence ATGGATCAGCCAATGAAAAGGGAAAGTAATATATGGCGGTATGAGGCAGGGGCCATACACAAAGTAACGGATTCCATCGTCACGGAATATCCGATTACCATTGTCCTAAATGAGCAAGAATTCGCTACACTTGTTTGCAGCCCTGAACACATAGAAGAACTAGTCGTTGGCTTTTTAGCGTCAGAAGGGATCATCAGAAGTGTTACAGAAATTAAAGAGCTGACGATTATAGAAACGACTGGGCGTGCCATTGTAAAAACGTATAAGGTAAATAAATTAAACGAATTGTTCCATTCCAAACGAGTAGTCACATCCTGCTGTGGAAAAAGCCGTCAAAGCTTTTATTTTTATAATGATGCTAGGACCGTTAAACCACTGGAAAATGTAGATGCGACGATTTCTATTGACCAATGCTTTCATTTAATGCGACTGATGCAGGAGTCGTCTGTAATCTTTCAGGATACAGGGGGCGTTCACAATGCTGCCCTTTGTGACACGAATGGCATCATCGTAGATAGAACGGACATAGGACGACACAATGCCCTGGATAAAATTTACGGTCATTGCTTGCAGAATTCAATTTCTCTTTCAAACAAAATTATTGTTTTTAGTGGTCGTATTTCTTCGGAAGTTTTACTAAAAGTAGCCAAAATAGGATGCGGTATTGTTCTATCAAAATCAGCACCAACCGAATTGGCTCTCAGACTGGCGGAAGAGCTTCAGATTACGACCGTTGGTTTTCTTCGCAATCATTCTTTAAATATTTATACAAGACCGGATCGGATTGAGCTTCAGGGGACTCAATCGCTTACGTAA
- a CDS encoding tetratricopeptide repeat protein, which yields MNKENEIRLFISSTFQDLQRERDYLSKNTFPELRRICLERGLTLVDVDLRWGIPEEEAENGQVIRICFEEIDKCRPYFIGIIGDRYGWIPTDADVKKDPLLLEKYSEYIKKYVNDEMSITEMEFMYALQKAQKSEASFYIKEMNDTNLASSKLEQLINKIKVSGYPYKAGITNVHELSNAVIDHFVKMLDREYPNLNQVVSAVEQERRLHNVFAHTRRIIYIDNESYYRELDYFLQSKSSKLLITGESGTGKSALIANWAHRLGNQSDNLFIFTHYVGAVSSGYWATDIMKRIFVELKKRYNIHESIPDTLEELKSKLSTWLLYSNGEQIILMIDAVNQLESNEKGLSWLPDRLPAHVKLVVSTIPDKSKGSYEDWEKLNLHPLTDIEKEKLITSYLNMYGKKLTTKQLNKIIKDEKCSVPIFLKTVLDELRIFGNFEKINERIDHYLSVSSTDELFQIVLERLESDYGKEMIQSLMMYIFTSRRGLSENEIISIDNGKHLTRLNLSRILLVLDYHFMNKDGVLDFFHDYFRKAVENRYVNQISDRSFYHKVLASYFRNEKMSQRVLEELPYHYLKSEDYEGLKKCLTEKEFISHIQANKEYEILQYWSILSIMYDPVESYIASLELKDDLDTLNLQQINRITSLFIKMGKYNEAVSLNQPFLRQFESLFVVEDPLTSELSKNLLYALMMTLQLDQAVEFAEKVFSLTFEKLGKSTIQTARAALQLSDVLSQSGNYKRSEEKVKLAIEIQEELYDYPTQELAASKYLHGRELMYYGLYEEASQNLNEAYFMQRKLFGEEHPETAITKDSLAQTNIWLGKYQEAEKLVLEAIHTFKTVLGEKHHRTAKSIGTLAKLRLQEEKFNEAYDLINQTLDNYTTTLGRKHPYTAFILNYVAETLYKMDEVEQAELLLTEANQSLLRQEKTEIAYQIHILKNLAIVYAMTNRFEGAVDLLLQAIHQCKATLPTHEDFISACEYELAKIQFIMDPSIERKEQLEHAFRRRQSLLGPSHPEFQKIEKDVTNILNLVS from the coding sequence GTGAATAAAGAGAATGAAATTAGGCTATTTATCTCTTCCACCTTTCAAGATTTACAAAGAGAACGGGACTATTTGAGTAAAAATACATTTCCTGAACTTCGTAGAATCTGTTTGGAAAGAGGGCTTACTTTAGTTGATGTAGACCTGCGTTGGGGTATCCCTGAGGAAGAAGCAGAGAACGGCCAAGTCATCCGTATTTGCTTTGAAGAAATTGACAAATGCCGACCTTATTTTATAGGTATAATAGGCGACCGATATGGATGGATTCCAACAGATGCAGATGTAAAGAAAGATCCATTATTATTAGAAAAGTATTCTGAATACATAAAAAAATATGTTAATGATGAAATGTCCATTACTGAGATGGAATTTATGTATGCACTTCAAAAGGCACAGAAGAGCGAAGCATCCTTCTATATCAAAGAGATGAACGATACCAATCTGGCGAGTTCCAAGCTGGAACAGCTGATTAATAAAATCAAAGTGTCAGGCTACCCTTATAAAGCTGGGATTACAAATGTTCATGAACTAAGTAATGCAGTGATTGATCATTTTGTCAAAATGCTTGATCGAGAATATCCAAATCTCAATCAAGTTGTTTCTGCTGTAGAGCAAGAGAGACGACTTCATAATGTTTTTGCTCATACGAGAAGAATCATCTATATTGACAATGAATCCTACTATCGTGAACTTGATTATTTTTTACAATCTAAATCCTCTAAGCTTCTAATTACAGGTGAATCAGGCACGGGAAAAAGTGCGTTAATTGCCAATTGGGCTCATCGCTTGGGCAATCAATCTGATAATCTATTTATTTTTACCCATTATGTTGGAGCAGTTTCATCTGGATATTGGGCAACGGATATTATGAAACGTATCTTCGTAGAGCTTAAAAAACGATACAATATTCACGAATCAATTCCTGATACCTTAGAAGAGTTAAAGAGCAAATTATCTACTTGGTTGTTGTATTCCAATGGTGAGCAGATTATTTTAATGATTGATGCTGTTAATCAATTGGAATCGAATGAAAAAGGATTAAGTTGGTTACCTGATCGATTACCGGCACATGTTAAGCTAGTTGTTAGTACCATTCCAGATAAAAGTAAAGGCTCCTATGAAGACTGGGAGAAGTTGAATTTGCATCCATTAACAGACATTGAAAAAGAGAAATTAATCACTTCTTATTTAAATATGTATGGAAAAAAACTCACTACTAAACAGCTTAATAAAATTATTAAGGATGAAAAGTGCTCGGTTCCAATTTTCCTTAAAACGGTACTAGATGAACTAAGAATTTTTGGAAACTTTGAAAAGATTAATGAAAGAATTGACCATTACTTAAGTGTAAGTTCTACAGATGAACTTTTTCAGATTGTATTGGAACGGTTAGAAAGTGATTATGGAAAAGAAATGATCCAGTCATTAATGATGTATATTTTTACATCTCGCAGGGGTCTATCTGAAAATGAAATAATCTCAATTGATAACGGGAAACACTTAACCCGTTTGAACCTGTCTAGAATCTTATTAGTATTAGACTATCACTTTATGAATAAAGATGGTGTATTGGATTTCTTTCATGATTATTTTAGAAAAGCTGTGGAAAATAGATATGTTAATCAGATCTCGGATCGCTCTTTCTATCATAAAGTCCTAGCTTCCTATTTTAGAAACGAAAAGATGAGCCAAAGAGTGCTAGAGGAATTACCATACCACTATTTAAAATCAGAAGATTACGAGGGACTGAAAAAGTGCCTGACTGAAAAAGAGTTTATCAGTCATATTCAAGCTAATAAGGAATATGAAATATTACAATATTGGTCAATCCTTTCCATAATGTATGATCCTGTAGAAAGCTACATTGCAAGTCTAGAACTGAAGGATGATCTAGATACTCTAAACCTACAGCAAATAAATAGAATTACATCTTTATTTATTAAAATGGGGAAATACAATGAAGCTGTATCATTAAATCAGCCATTTCTTCGCCAATTCGAGTCCCTATTTGTTGTCGAGGATCCACTTACTAGTGAATTAAGCAAAAACTTATTATATGCACTAATGATGACCCTCCAGCTTGATCAAGCAGTTGAGTTTGCAGAAAAGGTATTTTCCTTAACGTTCGAAAAACTCGGAAAGAGTACGATTCAAACGGCTAGAGCAGCTCTTCAACTCTCAGATGTTCTAAGTCAAAGTGGAAATTATAAAAGAAGTGAAGAAAAAGTCAAACTTGCCATTGAAATCCAAGAAGAATTATACGATTACCCTACCCAAGAACTAGCAGCGTCTAAATATTTACATGGTCGTGAATTAATGTATTACGGGTTGTACGAAGAGGCGTCTCAAAACTTAAATGAAGCCTATTTCATGCAGCGTAAGCTATTTGGGGAGGAACACCCTGAAACAGCCATCACCAAAGATAGCTTAGCACAGACCAATATTTGGTTAGGCAAGTATCAAGAAGCGGAAAAACTGGTTTTGGAAGCGATTCACACATTTAAGACGGTTCTAGGCGAAAAACATCACCGGACCGCTAAAAGTATTGGAACATTAGCTAAACTTAGATTACAGGAAGAAAAGTTTAATGAAGCCTATGACCTGATTAATCAGACATTAGATAATTACACAACGACTCTCGGAAGAAAGCATCCTTATACAGCTTTTATTCTAAACTATGTTGCAGAAACACTTTATAAAATGGATGAAGTTGAACAGGCAGAGCTTTTATTAACCGAAGCTAACCAAAGTTTATTAAGACAAGAGAAAACTGAAATTGCTTATCAAATTCATATATTAAAGAATTTAGCAATTGTCTATGCAATGACAAACCGTTTTGAAGGGGCAGTAGATTTATTACTTCAAGCGATTCATCAATGTAAAGCTACCCTTCCCACCCATGAAGATTTTATATCAGCATGTGAATATGAATTGGCAAAAATTCAGTTTATTATGGATCCATCTATAGAGAGAAAAGAACAGCTGGAACATGCATTTAGACGCAGGCAATCACTTTTAGGGCCTTCTCATCCAGAATTTCAAAAAATAGAAAAAGATGTTACTAATATTTTAAACTTAGTATCTTAG
- a CDS encoding DUF2294 domain-containing protein, producing MSKNLEHQFSMLVREIRKEYVGNGPKEITSKFIGSWAISEMKGNLTNVEKFMITSEHGEQMVHETRTRFVKEIYKKPEVLLRFENLMGAKVVRLFSDINIKEDIAMTVFVFDQPIE from the coding sequence ATGTCAAAGAATCTGGAGCATCAATTTAGTATGCTTGTTCGCGAAATTCGGAAGGAATATGTCGGCAATGGTCCGAAGGAAATCACCTCAAAATTTATTGGTTCTTGGGCAATCAGTGAAATGAAAGGGAACCTGACAAATGTAGAGAAGTTTATGATTACTTCTGAACATGGCGAACAGATGGTCCATGAAACGAGAACAAGATTTGTGAAGGAAATCTATAAAAAGCCAGAAGTCCTTTTACGGTTTGAAAACCTTATGGGTGCAAAGGTAGTACGGTTATTTTCTGATATTAATATTAAAGAAGATATTGCTATGACTGTATTTGTTTTTGACCAGCCGATTGAGTGA
- the fdhF gene encoding formate dehydrogenase subunit alpha, whose translation MKEKVNVLINGTAHEVEKGTRILDYLLKQEMEHPHICYSEVLGPVQSCDTCMCEVNGNIMRACSTVIEEGMDILTSSELAKEAQEEAMDRILENHLLYCTVCDNNNGNCRVHNTAEMMGVEHQTRPHRSKGYEVDMSHPFYRYDPDQCILCGRCVETCQDLQVNETLTINWETGQPRVLWDGGKSINESSCVSCGQCVTVCPCNALMEKSMLGNAGFMTGISDDLLTPMIDIVKAVEPDYQTIMAVSEVEAAMRETRIEKTKTVCTFCGVGCSFDVWTKDREILKIEPSENAPVNSVSTCVKGKFGWDYVNSEERITTPLIRKGDVFVEASWDEALSLVANKLGGIKETYGSDAIGFISSSKITNEENYLIQKMARQVFGTNNVDNCSRYCQSPASWGLQQTGGIGGDSGTIQDIAGAGLVMLVGCAPAEGHPVLATRIKRAQKLHGQKLITVDVRRHEMGDRADLFIRPKQGTDYVWLSAITKYIIDQGWHDVKFITDHVNHYDEFLKMMEPYSLEEAEKITGIAKETLIQMAEMIRDADGTAICWGMGVTQNIAGSHTSVAIANLLLATGNMMRPNAGAYPLRGHNNVQGAADMGTMPNIFPGYQSVTNIEFREKFEKAYGVKIPENPGLDNIEMLGAVDRGEMKAMFIAGEDMAWVDADSNHTQAMLAKLDFLVVQEIFLTTTAQFADVILPGAPSLEKDGTFTNTERRVQRLYQALQPLGDSKPDWEILTQLAKKMGFDWNYTHPSEIFAEMASLTPFFSQCNYDVLEGWNSFHWGSLDGSNTPLLFQDGFNFPDKKARFGLFDYVPPMEFPQEFDLALDNGRLLEHFHEGNLTQKSEGLNYKFPKVFVEVSPELAEERGVKDGSLVRLVSPYGAIKLPVLVTDRVQGKTVYVPMHSSSHESAVNLLTGGAVDVVTHTPAYKQAKVRMEVLEMNGENPLPKYNPRNAIRTPQMGLEIYRKWERGDYVPIADVNEHINPGFYDRRNA comes from the coding sequence GTGAAGGAAAAAGTGAATGTTCTTATCAACGGAACAGCACATGAAGTTGAAAAAGGAACACGTATTTTAGATTATTTACTAAAACAGGAAATGGAGCATCCGCACATCTGTTATTCTGAGGTTCTTGGACCGGTACAGAGCTGTGATACTTGTATGTGTGAAGTAAACGGCAATATTATGCGTGCATGTTCCACTGTGATTGAAGAAGGGATGGACATTTTGACTTCTTCTGAGCTTGCAAAAGAAGCCCAAGAGGAAGCCATGGACCGTATTCTTGAAAACCATTTATTATATTGCACCGTATGTGACAATAACAATGGGAATTGTCGTGTACATAATACCGCAGAAATGATGGGAGTCGAACACCAAACTAGACCACATCGTTCAAAGGGCTATGAAGTAGATATGTCTCACCCGTTTTATCGCTATGATCCTGATCAATGTATTTTGTGCGGCCGTTGTGTAGAAACCTGTCAGGATCTTCAAGTAAATGAAACCTTAACCATCAACTGGGAAACTGGGCAGCCACGTGTCTTATGGGACGGAGGAAAAAGCATTAACGAATCCTCATGTGTATCCTGCGGTCAGTGTGTGACAGTTTGCCCTTGTAATGCATTAATGGAAAAATCAATGCTTGGAAATGCTGGATTTATGACAGGCATTTCAGATGACTTGCTTACACCCATGATCGACATTGTCAAAGCGGTAGAGCCTGATTATCAAACAATCATGGCCGTTTCAGAAGTAGAAGCAGCTATGCGTGAAACTCGTATAGAGAAAACAAAAACAGTTTGTACGTTCTGCGGTGTAGGCTGTTCGTTTGACGTTTGGACAAAAGACCGTGAAATTCTCAAAATTGAACCATCTGAAAATGCCCCTGTAAACAGTGTCTCCACCTGTGTAAAAGGTAAATTTGGATGGGATTATGTAAATTCCGAAGAACGGATTACTACACCATTAATTCGTAAAGGTGATGTGTTTGTGGAAGCAAGTTGGGATGAGGCTCTTTCCCTCGTTGCGAATAAGCTTGGCGGGATTAAAGAAACCTATGGCAGCGATGCGATTGGGTTTATTTCTTCATCTAAAATTACGAACGAAGAAAATTACCTGATTCAAAAGATGGCTCGTCAAGTATTTGGAACCAATAATGTGGACAACTGTTCTCGTTATTGTCAGTCACCTGCATCATGGGGACTACAGCAAACTGGAGGCATTGGCGGCGACTCTGGAACGATTCAGGATATCGCGGGTGCTGGGCTTGTCATGCTCGTGGGATGTGCTCCTGCGGAAGGACATCCTGTCCTTGCCACCCGTATTAAGCGGGCGCAAAAACTTCACGGCCAAAAATTAATCACCGTGGACGTGCGCAGACATGAAATGGGTGACCGTGCCGACTTGTTCATTCGTCCAAAACAAGGAACGGATTATGTATGGCTTTCTGCTATTACGAAGTATATCATTGACCAAGGATGGCACGATGTGAAATTTATCACAGATCATGTGAATCACTATGATGAATTTTTGAAAATGATGGAGCCTTATAGTTTGGAAGAGGCAGAGAAGATTACAGGTATTGCGAAGGAAACATTAATTCAAATGGCAGAAATGATCCGCGATGCGGATGGAACAGCGATTTGTTGGGGAATGGGTGTCACGCAAAATATCGCGGGATCACACACATCTGTTGCGATTGCCAACCTGCTTCTTGCAACAGGCAACATGATGCGTCCAAATGCTGGTGCATACCCATTACGCGGACACAATAATGTACAAGGTGCAGCTGACATGGGAACCATGCCAAATATCTTCCCTGGCTATCAATCAGTAACAAATATTGAATTCCGTGAAAAATTTGAAAAGGCGTATGGAGTGAAAATTCCTGAAAATCCGGGTCTTGATAATATTGAAATGCTCGGAGCGGTAGATAGAGGCGAGATGAAGGCGATGTTCATCGCTGGCGAGGATATGGCTTGGGTCGATGCTGACTCGAATCATACACAGGCGATGCTTGCGAAATTAGATTTCCTTGTTGTTCAAGAAATCTTTTTAACAACAACCGCCCAATTTGCAGATGTTATTTTACCAGGGGCTCCTTCTCTTGAAAAAGATGGAACGTTTACCAATACCGAGCGTCGTGTACAGCGCTTGTACCAAGCATTACAGCCACTAGGCGATAGTAAACCGGACTGGGAGATTCTTACCCAGCTCGCGAAAAAGATGGGCTTTGATTGGAATTATACGCATCCAAGTGAGATTTTTGCCGAAATGGCAAGCTTAACACCTTTCTTCAGCCAGTGTAACTATGATGTGCTCGAAGGATGGAACAGCTTCCACTGGGGCTCTCTTGATGGATCAAACACGCCGCTCCTTTTCCAAGACGGCTTTAATTTCCCTGATAAAAAAGCACGATTTGGTTTGTTCGATTATGTACCGCCTATGGAGTTCCCGCAGGAATTCGATCTCGCGTTGGATAATGGACGTCTGTTGGAACACTTCCATGAAGGAAACTTAACACAGAAATCAGAGGGACTGAACTACAAATTCCCGAAAGTGTTTGTAGAGGTATCTCCGGAATTAGCGGAAGAACGAGGCGTAAAGGACGGTTCACTTGTACGTCTAGTCTCTCCATATGGAGCAATTAAACTGCCGGTACTCGTAACCGATCGGGTGCAAGGAAAAACAGTATATGTTCCAATGCATTCATCAAGCCACGAAAGTGCGGTGAACCTTCTTACTGGTGGGGCAGTTGATGTCGTCACACATACACCAGCTTACAAACAAGCGAAAGTACGGATGGAAGTGCTTGAAATGAACGGAGAAAATCCACTTCCAAAGTACAATCCGCGTAATGCGATCCGTACACCGCAAATGGGTCTTGAAATATACCGCAAGTGGGAACGCGGCGATTACGTTCCGATTGCAGATGTAAACGAGCATATTAACCCTGGTTTCTATGACAGGAGGAATGCGTAA
- a CDS encoding DUF1641 domain-containing protein, which yields MAQPIKVIQKTELTEEQKKMQSLENLLSGVAENKDSLLETLNLLQELHDSGILDAFGSLLKAKEKAAKIAVGQLTRQPVTNMINNAMAAGGILTELDPETTSKLAKSLMAGLKKAEQGLKEDSKLGLFDLMKALKDPDINRVLGFGFNLLKGMGEGLKE from the coding sequence ATGGCACAACCGATTAAAGTTATTCAAAAAACAGAATTGACAGAAGAACAAAAGAAAATGCAATCCCTGGAGAATCTTCTCTCTGGGGTTGCAGAAAATAAGGATTCGTTGCTCGAGACATTGAATTTGCTCCAAGAATTACACGATAGCGGAATCTTAGACGCTTTTGGAAGTCTTTTAAAAGCGAAAGAGAAAGCAGCAAAAATTGCGGTCGGTCAACTTACACGCCAGCCTGTTACAAACATGATCAACAATGCGATGGCGGCGGGCGGAATTCTGACAGAGCTGGATCCTGAAACAACAAGTAAGCTCGCCAAAAGCTTAATGGCTGGATTGAAAAAGGCTGAGCAGGGATTAAAAGAGGATTCCAAGCTTGGGCTCTTTGACCTAATGAAGGCCTTAAAGGATCCTGATATTAATCGTGTCTTAGGCTTTGGATTTAACCTGTTAAAAGGCATGGGTGAAGGCTTAAAAGAGTAA
- a CDS encoding gamma-glutamylcyclotransferase family protein, with protein sequence MTDHYIFGYGSLVDEQQLEVYLDQNEIKEEVIQFCRLRKYKRTWNVAMANSENLPGYKYYIDKETGERPDVFVTYLNIKKDDTCSIFGVLFKVNVNVLEQLDLRERNYERVDVTDCVEVPINGKAWAYIGLKEAKQRFEYGLKHDKAVIALDYLNLVEKAFLTHGNDCLEDYRMTTDTPNIPKRDLKRIKIKDGHS encoded by the coding sequence ATGACCGACCATTATATTTTTGGTTACGGCTCTTTAGTGGACGAACAGCAACTTGAAGTGTATTTAGATCAGAACGAAATCAAAGAAGAGGTTATTCAGTTTTGCCGATTACGAAAATACAAACGCACATGGAATGTCGCAATGGCCAATTCTGAAAATCTGCCGGGCTACAAGTATTATATAGATAAAGAAACAGGAGAACGCCCGGATGTATTCGTAACCTATCTAAATATTAAAAAAGACGATACCTGTTCAATTTTTGGAGTTTTATTTAAAGTGAATGTGAACGTTCTTGAACAACTTGACCTACGAGAGCGTAATTATGAACGGGTGGATGTAACTGATTGTGTAGAGGTCCCAATTAACGGGAAAGCATGGGCTTACATTGGATTAAAAGAAGCGAAGCAAAGGTTTGAATATGGACTCAAACACGACAAAGCAGTGATCGCATTGGATTATTTAAATCTGGTAGAAAAAGCCTTTTTAACACATGGGAATGATTGTTTGGAAGATTATCGAATGACAACAGACACTCCAAATATTCCCAAAAGAGATCTGAAAAGGATAAAAATTAAGGATGGACATTCATGA
- a CDS encoding formate/nitrite transporter family protein — protein MAFHSSQRIAELAVDAGAKKATMNPFHALLLGFLGGAFISFGFLLDIRVIANLPQQWGSFSSLLGGAVFPVGLMLIIIAGGELLTGNMMVLPIAVLAKRATLAQLGKNWLLVLISNFIGAIFVAYFFGHIVGLTETGPFLTKTVAIAEAKIDETFMKTLISAIGCNWLVCLGVWLAYGADDIGGKILAIWFPIMAFVAIGFQHVVANMFVIPAAIFAGEVTWADYLSNFIPVVIGNAIGGGVFVALIYWTVHKDSLQSSTKARSTIKKAS, from the coding sequence ATGGCGTTTCATAGTTCACAGCGTATTGCGGAATTAGCGGTGGATGCTGGTGCAAAAAAGGCAACAATGAATCCTTTTCATGCACTTTTATTAGGATTTTTGGGAGGAGCTTTTATTTCCTTTGGTTTTTTATTAGACATTCGAGTGATTGCCAACTTACCACAGCAATGGGGTTCCTTTAGCTCATTATTAGGAGGAGCGGTGTTCCCTGTAGGTCTCATGTTAATCATTATTGCAGGTGGGGAGCTGCTAACAGGAAATATGATGGTTCTTCCGATTGCTGTTCTGGCCAAGCGTGCGACACTAGCACAACTAGGTAAAAATTGGCTGTTGGTATTAATCAGTAACTTTATTGGTGCGATCTTTGTCGCGTATTTCTTTGGTCACATCGTTGGCTTAACGGAAACAGGTCCATTTTTAACCAAAACTGTCGCTATAGCAGAGGCGAAGATTGATGAAACATTTATGAAGACCTTAATTTCTGCGATTGGCTGTAACTGGCTCGTTTGTTTAGGCGTTTGGCTTGCTTATGGCGCAGATGATATCGGAGGAAAAATACTTGCGATTTGGTTCCCGATTATGGCGTTTGTTGCAATCGGTTTTCAGCACGTGGTGGCTAACATGTTTGTCATCCCGGCAGCGATTTTTGCGGGTGAGGTCACATGGGCAGATTATCTCTCTAACTTTATTCCAGTCGTCATCGGAAACGCGATTGGCGGCGGTGTGTTTGTAGCCTTGATTTATTGGACTGTACACAAGGATTCCCTACAATCATCAACTAAAGCAAGATCAACTATCAAGAAAGCTAGTTGA